Genomic window (Leptospira bouyouniensis):
TACAAAAACGATCATTTAGCGATTGAATACTTCAAACGTGTGTTTACCGATGGAGGAGATCCAGATAACGTTGATGCAATTGCAGGTATTGCAAAAATATTCTATAATAAACAAGAATTTGGAACTGCCGTTAAATATTATAATGATATCATTGAAAAATATCCTAAAAATCCAATTGGGCATGGCGGAATTTTATCCACTTATATCGAAATGTGGAAACGAGACAAAAATCCGCAGTATGTTCTAAATCACCATAGGCAAGTTCGTAATGCTTTAAATATTGAAGACGAACTTTCACTTTTTGTTTTGGCCAAACTTGCATCCTTCTACATAGATTTGGATTCAGAAGAAGTGCGTATTAAATACAACATCAACCCAGAAGACCAAGTCACGGGAATGGAAATTGATGATAACGTAGAATACCTGTTAAACATCGCTTATGGTAAAGATGGTGGAGCTAAATTTGCAGAAGGTTATTACCAACGTGCTCGATTTTATTTCAAAAAAGAAGAAGCGGCTCGTGCCTTAAAACAACTTGAGTTGGCATCAACTTATGATGTCAGACACTATTTAGCTGTTTTACTTATGGCTGAATATTATATTCAAACAGAAAATTATGATGAAGCTGTAAAACTTCTACGTGAATCCGATGATCGATACCAAAACTATAGAGATCGTTTAGGAGAACGAGATGAAGATGAAACTTTACTTGAAGGAAGTCCAGGAAGGATATCTTTTAACTTAGGAAAAATCCAATTTTTAGAAGCTGCAGGCATTAATAAAACAGACAATATAAGAGAGTTTCCTGGCAAAAAAATCTATCCTGAACGAAGCATTGGAACTCTTTCTTTTGAGGAAAAAGAAAGACGGAATGGTTTGTTTATGGCACGTGAATCATTCCTTGCAGCCCTTGACCGCGACATCACAAAAGATTCAAAGATTGTCCGTGAATGTTATTATTATTTAGGTTGGATCGATTATAATCATGGGGATTTTGCTCAGAGTTTGGATTTTTGGGCAGAATTACCTGAAGAAGACATCTATAACAATCCTACGCTTTTATTTGGGAAAGGGAATGCATTTTATTACACTAGGCAATACAATGCGGCACTTGGCAACTATCTCAAGTTAAAGGATGATTTTGAACTCAAAGAACAAAGTTTGGGTCGAATTGATACTGAAAATTCGGATCATAGAGAAGTGTATGAGACACTTACGGCCCTCTATAATAATATTGGTGCCGTGTATGAGAAAAAACAAGATACTATCAATGCACTCAAATACTATTGGAAGGCAATGGAAACAGCGCGTAAAATTGGATCCGTCAGTGAAATTGCCAACTCTAACAAAGATTTAGTGTTTGCTCGTGCCAAACTTGACAGAGAACCGTTGCTTGAAGATTGGCTTGCACCAACCCTCGATCGATTGACAGAAATAAAAAAATAGGGATTAACGTTTACGGAATCTTTCGCGGATTCCAAGTAATAAGAAGTAAAAAGTCTCCCACATCCGACGGATTCGATATGGCCTAGCGATGATACGCCATAACCAGATAAGACCCCTTTCTTTAAACCATTCTGGCGCTTTTCTATCAGCACCAGATAACATATCTAAGGCGCCGCCAACACCAATGACTACAGCTTTGCCGAAATAACCAGTGTTATTTTCGATCCAAATTTCTTGTTCTGGAAAGTCCATCGCTAAGAAGATAATGTCTGGTCCTGTTTTCCGAATTGCTTCTTTGACCCGCATTTCCCTTTGACGATCGAGATGGCCTGCGTGCCTTCCTACGATTCGAACTTTTGGGAAGTGCCTTGTGAGATTAAAATAAATTCGCTCAACAATTTCGTCTTTAGCCCCAAAGATGAATGCCGTAAATTCTTTGAGTTCTGCTAGGCGGATGAGATCCATCATCACTGCAATTGGGGTCACACGTTCTTTCAGTCGACCCTTTGTCATCCAACCAATCCCGGCACCTTCCACCAAAATGGTGCCAGCTTTTTCTGCGATACGGTGGAGTGATTTTTTGGGACGCATCCTCATGAGTTTGATCGGATCTAAGAACAAAACATGGTGCATGCCTTCTTTTTTCTCGAGCACACGGAAGAGTTTGGCAATGGCTTCATCAGTTGTGACATTGTCTATCGGAATTCCCAAAACATTTAAGGTTTCCAACTTAGAAACATCGATATTTTGGTATTCGAGTAGTATATCTCTCTCGTCTTTTGAGGAATTGTGAACGATTTCGCTCAATTGCTTCATGTAGCCAGGTTTTCCTTTCCTATCTAAAGCATTATGTCCAGTACCCTCTCTTGTCGCCTCTAAATTTTTAAAAACTTTCGTTTTTTCACTTGGATTGGAACCGAGAGAAAGAGAAAAAGTATCAAAATGTTTCGTAGCAATTGTTTTCTAATTTTTATTCTCCTTTTTCTCTCAAGCGCAAGTTATGCGGAAAAAATTTCAATCTTTGGAACCATTCAAAATGGTACAACACGAGGATTAGGCAAAGCAGACTCAATTCGGATGTTGGCACTACAAGGTGCAATGGTCCCTCTATCAGAAATTGGACCACAAAATGGGAAATTTCGATTTCCTGAAATGGATTTACCTGAGGGTGCACCCATCCTTTTACAAATCCAATACCAAGGTGTAAATTATAATAAAATGATCCCACCAACTACCATGTTTCGTACTTCTCCTCAAGAGGTAACGGTATATGATACAGGTGCAGATCGTAAACAAATTTCAATCAAAAGCTTAATGCAAGTTATGCGTGAGAAAAAAGGACTCCGAATATTTAAACTATTCCTAATCGATAATGCAAGTAATCCACCAAAATCCTATGATTCCAAAGCAGGTGCATTGGAATATTCAGTGGCAAAAGAGGCTACTGAGATTATGGCACAACTCCAACAACCAGGTAGCAAAATGGCAATTCCACTTGGTGTTCCAGAAGGACCAAATGGAGGTAGGATTTTAGATCGAGCAGTATTACCAGGAAGTTCTGAATTACAAATCTCGTATTTGATTCCCAATTCACAAGATTCATTCAGTGAACGAATGTTAATTGAGTCTGAGAATGGCAAATATCCAATCTTTGTGAAACCTCAAGATATGGAAGTGAAAACCAATGAAAAAACACCTATTGTAAAATTAGATAAAGATGTACCGAAAGGTCTCAGTGCTTATGTACTCAATGCACTTGAGTTTGGAACAATTGTTGAATTTCAATTTGTTGGTGGAAAAGCACTACCATCTATGGCCAATTCACCTAATCCAGAAATTTGGAATGGATCGATCTTAACTAGTTGGGATTTGTCTTTATTTGCAGTCATTGGATTTTTAGGACTACTCTTTACACTCTCATTTATTTTTGTCTACCGCAAACAAACAGAAAGGAAAAACAATTTATGAACCAAAAAAAATCAAAACAAGAAACCACCTATCTTAGGTTTTTTGGCCTTGCAGAACTTGTGAACCATGGCCCAAGAGGGATTTTAGCCTTCTGGATGATATTAGGGATGGCATTCTTTTTGTTTGGTGATCAGAACCTAATTGCACCCAATATGAAAAATATTGGTGCATCGTTAGGTATTACAGATCCGAATGAAGTGGATTGGAAGTTTGGTGGTATCATTCCAGTTTTGTTTTTTATCCTTGGTGGATTTGTTTCCCTTTCGATGGGATATCTTTCACAAGCATTTTCCAGGAAACACTTGTTGGTTGCTACTGTGTTATTAGGAGAGATCCCTTGTTTTTTAACTGCTTATGCACAAACATACGATCAGTTTTTAATCCTTAGAACTCTTTGTGGATTTGGACTTGGTGGTATTTTCCCTTTGCTCTTTAGTTTGATTGGTGATTATTTTTCGAGTCAATCGAGAGCAATTGCTACAGGTTATGTATCACTTGCAATGGGACTTGGGGTTGGAGTAGGGCAGTTATTAGGTGGAATTCTTGGTGGTGCAGATCCTATTGATGGTTGGAGAGCTTCATTTATCTATATGTCTGCTCCTTCATTTTTCTTTGTGGCAATTTATTTGTTTTTCTGTAAAGAACCT
Coding sequences:
- a CDS encoding WecB/TagA/CpsF family glycosyltransferase yields the protein MKQLSEIVHNSSKDERDILLEYQNIDVSKLETLNVLGIPIDNVTTDEAIAKLFRVLEKKEGMHHVLFLDPIKLMRMRPKKSLHRIAEKAGTILVEGAGIGWMTKGRLKERVTPIAVMMDLIRLAELKEFTAFIFGAKDEIVERIYFNLTRHFPKVRIVGRHAGHLDRQREMRVKEAIRKTGPDIIFLAMDFPEQEIWIENNTGYFGKAVVIGVGGALDMLSGADRKAPEWFKERGLIWLWRIIARPYRIRRMWETFYFLLLGIRERFRKR